A single Nycticebus coucang isolate mNycCou1 chromosome 16, mNycCou1.pri, whole genome shotgun sequence DNA region contains:
- the RRP1B gene encoding ribosomal RNA processing protein 1 homolog B isoform X3: MNREWKGIDRLRLDKYYMLIRLVLRQSFEVLKRDGWEESRIKLFLDVLMKEILCPESQSPNAVRFHFIDIYLDELSKVGGKELLADQNLKFIDPFCKIAAKTKDQTLVQTIARGVFEAIVDQSPFLPEETVEEQKTKVGDSPLPEEEAAANETAWRKAASRKKAALGKCHSRKDGLSDEKERNDCRALEDTGPLLQFDYKAVADRLLEITNRKNIPPFNRKRLSKLIRKFQDLSEAGSISQLNFAEDISADEEDQTLSEGTHKKKLSECREKADLEKEKGNMALVAEEEGSEGSIQKRKRKRKKKNHPQPENSGNAVPSLEQNGGTSSTGEESSSEHLQSVPMHHKRKRPRGKGLPVPGETSGLAVSPLEDVSQSSLSSGNPQGPASRGSPAGRAQFLKRKRKLGAPPASGSRRMAWPLVQKDGPPARPAEGGGSHAALPPCRRLQKKKAEAGSLGLCDLSGQKTAILKKRKKMKEMANLAEHNGVLGSKLRQMQALGSSGTLSPLKKQQLRTENNFVKFDSPFLLKPLFFRKSKGNTATCSQGPAVQLNKIPSSSKKVTFGLNRNMTTEFKKTDKSLLVSPTGPSRVAFNPAQKPLHGVLKTPPSSPASTPLVAKKPLTTTPKRRPTAMDFF; the protein is encoded by the exons ccGAATCAAGCTTTTCCTAGACGTCTTGATGAAGGAGATCCTCTGTCCTGAGAGCCAGTCTCCTAATGCAGTGAGGTTCCACTTCATTGATATTTATCTGGACGAGCTCTCCAAAGTCGGGGggaaggag CTTTTAGCAGATCAGAATCTcaagtttattgatccattctgCAAAATCGCTGCCAAAACTAAGGA CCAGACATTGGTGCAGACTATCGCAAGGGGTGTTTTTGAAGCCATTGTAGACCAATCTCCTTTTCTACCTGAAGAGACGGTGGAGGAACAAAAGACAAAAGTGGGTGACAGTCCCCTCCCTGAGGAAGAGGCAGCTGCAAATGAGACGGCCTGGAGAAAAGCCGCCAGCAGAAAGAAGGCAG CACTGGGAAAGTGTCACTCCAGAAAAGATGGACTCagtgatgaaaaagaaagaaatgactgcAGAGCCTTGGAGGACACCGGGCCCCTTCTCCAG TTTGACTATAAAGCTGTTGCTGACCGACTCCTGGAAATAACCAACAGGAAAAACATCCCTCCTTTCAACAGGAAGCGTCTCTCCAAACTAATCAGAAA attccaAGATCTCTCAGAAG CAGGCAGTATCTCTCAACTGAATTTTGCTGAGGACATTTCTGCTGATGAAGAGGACCAGACCCTCAGTGAAggaacacataagaaaaaattaagtgaatGTAGAGAAAAGGCCGACTTGGAGAAGGAGAAAG GAAACATGGCCCTTGTTGCTGAAGAAGAGGGCAGTGAAGGCagtattcaaaaaagaaaaaggaaaaggaagaagaagaaccaCCCCCAGCCTGAAAATTCAGGCAATGCAGTCCCATCCCTAGAACAGAATGGGGGCACGTCCAGCACCGGGGAGGAGAGTAGCTCAGAGCACCTTCAGTCTGTCCCCATGCACCATAAGAGGAAACGGCCACGGGGGAAGGGCCTACCAGTCCCTGGGGAGACCTCGGGATTGGCAGTGTCACCTCTGGAAGATGTGTCCCAGAGTAGCCTGAGCAGTGGGAATCCTCAGGGACCTGCCTCCAGAGGTTCCCCGGCAGGTAGAGCCCAATTCCTGAAAAGGAAGCGGAAACTTGGAGCTCCCCCAGCCAGTGGCAGCAGAAGGATGGCCTGGCCTCTGGTGCAGAAGGATGGCCCTCCAGCAAGACCAGCAGAGGGAGGGGGCAGCCACGCCGCCCTGCCCCCGTGCAGAAGACTacaaaaaaagaaggcagaggcTGGCAGCCTTGGCCTCTGTGACCTGTCTGGTCAGAAAACAGCGatcttgaaaaagagaaaaaagatgaaagagatgGCAAACTTGGCAGAACACAATGGAGTCTTGGGCTCCAAACTCAGGCAAATGCAAGCTCTG GGAAGCAGTGGGACTCTTAGCCCTTTGAAAAAGCAGCAGCTGAGGACAGAGAACAACTTTGTGAAGTTTGACAGCCCCTTCCTACTAAAGCCCCTGTTCTTCAGAAAATCCAAGGGCAACACTGCCACCTGCTCTCAGGGTCCTGCCGTCCAG ctGAACAAGATACCATCTAGCTCCAAGAAAGTCACCTTTGGGTTGAACAGAAACATGACCACAG AATTCAAGAAGACAGACAAGAGTCTCTTGGTCAGCCCCACGGGCCCCTCCCGAGTGGCCTTCAACCCCGCACAGAAGCCGTTGCATGGAGTTCTGAAGACCCCCCCGAGCTCACCCGCCAGCACTCCACTGGTGGCCAAGAAACCGCTGACCACCACTCCAAAGAGGAGGCCCACGGCTATGGATTTCTTCTGA